The following are from one region of the Coregonus clupeaformis isolate EN_2021a unplaced genomic scaffold, ASM2061545v1 scaf0454, whole genome shotgun sequence genome:
- the mgst1.1 gene encoding microsomal glutathione S-transferase 1.1: MAELTHMIDSEVFLAFSTYATIIVLKMMLMSPMTGYFRLTRKAFANQEDTSLTSSTEDKKKMVRVDPDVERVRRCHQNDLENIIPFVVIGLLYTLTGPDLSTALLHFRVFVGSRLCHTVAYVLPLPQPSRALAFLTGLVTTSSMAYRVLITALYL, from the exons ATGGCAGAGCTAACTCATATGATAGACAGTGAGGTGTTCCTGGCCTTCTCTACCTATGCCACTATCATCGTCCTCAAGATGATGCTGATGTCTCCCATGACTGGATACTTCAGACTCACCAGAAAG GCATTTGCTAACCAGGAGGACACcagtctgacctcctctacagagGACAAGAAGAAGATGGTCAGGGTGGATCCTGATGTGGAGAGAGTACGAAG ATGCCACCAGAACGACCTGGAGAACATCATTCCGTTCGTAGTGATTGGCCTGCTGTATACCCTGACGGGGCCAGACCTCTCCACTGCTCTGCTCCACTTCCGGGTGTTTGTTGGTTCCAGGCTCTGCCACACCGTGGCCTACGTCCTCCCCCTGCCCCAGCCCAGCAGAGCTCTGGCCTTCCTCACCGGTCTGGTCACCACCAGCTCTATGGCCTATAGGGTTCTGATTACAGCACTTTATCTGTAG
- the LOC123480948 gene encoding microsomal glutathione S-transferase 1-like, producing the protein MKEMSSVIDSEVFLAFSTYATVIVLKMMLMSPMTAYFRFTRKCFANMEDTGMAKTPEEKKKMLRVDPDVERVRRCHQNDLENIIPFVVIGLLYTLTGPDLSAALLHFRVFVGSRLCHTVAYVLPLPQPSRALAWMVGMGATFSMAYRVLSTAHL; encoded by the exons ATGAAGGAAATGTCCTCCGTGATAGACAGCGAGGTGTTCCTGGCCTTCTCTACCTATGCCACTGTCATCGTCCTCAAGATGATGCTGATGTCTCCCATGACGGCGTACTTCCGCTTCACCAGAAAG TGTTTTGCCAACATGGAAGACACAGGGATGGCTAAGACtccagaggagaagaagaagatgcTGAGAGTTGACCCGGATGTGGAACGTGTGAGAAG ATGCCACCAGAACGACCTGGAGAACATCATTCCGTTCGTAGTGATTGGCCTGCTGTATACCCTGACGGGGCCAGACCTCTCCGCTGCTCTGCTCCACTTCCGGGTGTTTGTTGGTTCCAGGCTCTGCCACACCGTGGCCTACGTCCTCCCCCTGCCCCAGCCCAGCAGAGCTCTGGCTTGGATGGTTGGCATGGGCGCTACCTTCTCCATGGCATACAGGGTGCTAAGCACAGCCCACCTCTGA